One genomic window of Trichomycterus rosablanca isolate fTriRos1 chromosome 1, fTriRos1.hap1, whole genome shotgun sequence includes the following:
- the LOC134302363 gene encoding DEP domain-containing mTOR-interacting protein-like: MGPRTTVGPSKQEKVVNKRHHGSRNDEYYTESTVLSSPKSVLKRQVSPEELQTPGGRYIKRTFTIVGDDVGWGFVVRGSSPCHIQGVDPSGPAAAVGMKVCQLVVCVNGVNVLEMDYRKVSNLILTGPRTVVMDVMEPVDC, from the exons TTGGACCATCCAAACAGGAGAAGGTTGTGAACAAGCGTCACCATGGCAGCCGGAATGATGAGTATTACACTGAGTCTACTGTACTCAGCAGCCCAAAGTCAG TGTTGAAGAGGCAGGTAAGTCCAGAGGAGTTGCAGACACCTGGAGGGAGGTACATAAAGAGGACATTCACT ATTGTTGGTGATGATGTTGGTTGGGGTTTTGTTGTAAGGGGCAGCAGTCCATGTCACATTCAAGGGGTTGATCCCAGTGGCCCAGCTGCTGCTGTAGGAATGAAG GTGTGTCAGCTGGTAGTGTGTGTAAATGGAGTAAACGTTTTGGAGATGGATTATCGAAAAGTCAGCAATCTCATCCTAACTGGACCTCGCACTGTTGTTATGGATGTCATGGAGCCGGTCGACTGCTGA